GACCAGCAAGGCAATGGGTTTGGGTGGGGTGCACCGAGCACGTTCAAATACGGCACGCTAGATGGGCTGAAGCGGGTCCGTCATGATTCGACTGGTTCGAGCGGTggcggtgccggtggtggtagCAGTGGCCTTGGAGGACTGTTCGGGAATATGTTCCCTAGTGGGGGCAGCGGGAGCGCCTACGAATGGAACACCGGCAATGAAGGAGGGTTCGTGCGGGATGCAACACGCAGCACCACCACCCGGACGGGTACGATGACACGTTTCATGGCTACGTCCAAGCGCAACGTGCTGCAACAGCTGTGGGCCAGCCTTACCGAGGGCGATCGGTTTCTGAAGGAGTCGAACGTGCTCGCCGTAAAGGATGCCAACATGTGGGACTGGGACATTATCATCACGATCCTGCGGGTACGTAACCAGAACATTTGCCGTCGATCATTACGTGAGCGACGTGGATGTTCATTATTGTGGATTGATTTTCGCTGTATGACATCAGTTGCTTTGGGCGATGTAATGGTAAAATATCTTcgtaaagcttttttttgcgtgaatTTCGTTAACAGTTTAATCggtatgaatatttttaattttaattatatttttattaaaacgaCTTTGGTCCTGAGAGATACTGTAACAAAGAAGGTCTCCTTGATAAATAAGAacgttttaaattgattttttctttcctttccacttTTAGTCGGATCTACTGGGAATGAAGCTCGACGAGCAGAATACACGCTTCGTGCGTCGGATCGTGGACTATTTTAAGCCAAGCAACAATCGCTTTTCGCATCAGGATTTTGCGCATCTGAACAGCAACCGGCAGATGCCGGCATACGTAACCGCCGGGTTGGAGTTGATCGATGCGATGCTTCAATCGACGGAGGTAACGTCATTAGCAGTTTACCtgtacgcacacaaaaaaatacatctaaTGGCTATTGAAACACTCTCCAAACTCTTTACAGCTGGAATATATACGCATCCTGACGGATCTGTTCACCGACATCAGCCGGCAGCTGTTGGCAATCCATGCGAAGAAATCGGCCCACGAATGTTTGTTCAGCCCGCTGCATATGACCGGTACGATGTGTCAGCATTACTTCCTGTTTATCGGGCGCATGTGTCGGACGGAGGGTGGACTCGAGATACTGCGCAACACGGACGTGTTCAAGGAGCTGTCGACGATCGTGCTGAAGACGAACCATCTCTGCTACGTTAAGCTGATCGTGTCCGGGTTGGACTACAGTCTCGAGGCAGAACCGCGCGTAATACTGGCAAAGGCGTTGCTGCGTCACCCGTCACCGAAGGCCCGGCTGTACGCAACGCAGATGCTGCGTGTGCTGCTCCGTGCCCGGTTGCCAAACTTTGAGGTGTGGGGCATACAACTGATGCTGAAGCTGGTCGCGGCAATGTTGGGCGATGGGCAGGCACGTTGCGTACAGATGGCTGCACTGGATCTGCTGGAGGAGGCATGCTACGAGCGGACGTACCTGGAGGAGCTAGCCCACTCCTGGCCCCGACTCGATCGGCTCGGTCCCCGCGGAAAGATGGTAATGATGCGATTCTACTCGATACCGCGCGGTATCAACCATCCCGAGGCGCACACGGTGCAGGAGCTGGAGCAGTGGGTCACGGTGTACAACGAGCAGTACGTGCTGTTGGTCGAAGCGGACACACACGCCCACCTTACGCAGCATATCCGCACCGAGGACGGCACGTACAGTCGGCGGCATGTGGCGAGTGGTGCACCGGGTGAGAGTACGGCCGCCGGTGCACCGAATCTAGCACCGCACCTGTACGGCCAGCTCGTCCAAACGAGCAAAGGGTTCTCGCAGCTGCTAGGCCACGGACGGTTGCTAGAGCTCGCCGAACGTGTCCGTGTCGGTCAGTGCAACAACGAGCAGGACTGTTTGCGACTGAAGGCGGCACTGTGGGCGCTTTGTCATACCTGCACGAGCAAGGAAGCGATTGAGTATGTGAACGAACATCTGCCGTGGTTACTGCCTCATCTCGTACAGCTCGTACGGACCGCGGATGTCTACTCGATACGTGCGACCGCACTCGGTGGCCTTTGTCTGGTAGCCAGCACGGCCCAGGGTGCCGATGCACTGCGTACGATGGGCTGGGTGGCGGTACGGCACGATCGCAACACACATTGGCCCGTGAACGAACCCGGCTGCTGGGAGACGGCCGTCCCGGTGGCATCCTCCGCCAGCACGAACGAAAGTGATGGCGAAGGACCGGGACGGCGTCGACACAGCTTTGCCTCGACCGAGGACGAAAGCACCGCCAACAGTGTGTCTTTTCTCGCGTCTTCCTGTCTCGCTTCCGCGACCGGCGATCTGTCACCCATACCGAGCACGTCGCATCCGGGCAGCGTGGAGCGGGAGGTGATGAGTGGCCGCAAACAGCACCGACATTTGTTCCACGTGCGACGCCCACTGCTTTCCAGCTCGTCCGCGGACATGACCGACGCGGAAGATGTGCCGATGCAGCTGGACAACAGTgagcgtttgttttccttcttccgaaCGTCCACGGTCACCGATCCCGTCGAGTACGGTGGAAAGATCCGAAGCCTCGATCGGAAGAATCATCGGCTCAGCCTGCAGCAGTAAGTTTTACCGGGAGCTGGCATTTACCAGATTTACGCTTGATAACTTCTTTTCAAAGAATGTAcgcaggactaactatccggctacgtgtaAACTAAGTcgaaaaaagccagaaatggccggcctggacctcttgaggttgttgtgccgataaagctTAGAAAAGGAAGGAATCATATTCACGAATCTTCAGACATTCACTGATTCATAGATGTATTAATCTTTAGATTGGAAGGTTGtattcattcattcgattTAAAGATTAGTTCAGTTTCATAAATGAGAATCAGATTCCCCTAGATATAAAGAAGTAGAATTAACCAATGTATTTGGTAATTTGTTTTAGTATAATGGTATGTCTTCATATTGgttttctgtttatttaatttttgttcttgttggaAGTGTctgattaaaattttgttcttTCATTTTAGCTACTCCTTGAGCGAAGATGGACATTACCCGAGCGTTAAGGCCAAATCGTCATTTTTTCCTACCCCATCAAACACACAGGGTCCCTGCTTTATCGGTGAGTAGTTGCAAATCGCAGTGACAAAATACCCACAAATGAGAGAActcattgtaaataaaatcctttttttttgttacaggTATTTGCTTCCCGCAGGATATAATGGAGCTGTTTCCAGATCTGGAATCAAGGCGCCCGCTAACGCTCGGTTCGCTCGTACAGCTGGACCGTAGCAAAATGCGATCGAAAGATGCGGGAAGATCGATGAAGGTGATGAAGCTGCGGGTGAAGACGGGACTGGACGTGGACGAATGCAGCATGGTTGATTACGAGCAGGAGATGAAGATGAGTAGTGGACCACCGAACGTCCCAACCGTCACGGAACACCCCAGCTCATCCGCTTCCTCAGCGCAGGACGACACGGAACAGGATGCTGATGCCCGGCATCAGTCGTGGTCGTACGAAACACACAATCGCGCACAGTGCGTTCGATGCTGCCGGGGCAAGCGGGCGGAGGAGCGGTGGAATCCAGCCGACCTGGACGACACCAACCGGCCCGTGCTGGAGGAAGCGATCGCGAACAATGTGCTGCGGCACGTGCAGCGCATGGCGAACCCGGTCTGGAGCAAGCAGTCCCGCAGCGTCCTGCTCGACATCAAGCAGTCCCACCCGGCTGTGTTCCAGGATGTGTGCCTTTACTCGGAAGTGTGCCGTCTGCTCGGTTGCAACACGTACCGGCTCGGTTCGCGCCGTTTCCTGCAGGAGCTGTTTCTCGATCTCGACTTTTTAGGTCCGTGCAAGGCGACCACCCCCGTGGATGCACCACCGAACGTGGCCCCTGCTGCTAACTCCAAAGCGCTGCACACACCGTTGCAGATCCAAACGCAGAATCTCCCACCATTGAGCACGGCACCGAACACGAAGAGTCCGCTGCCGGGTGGGTTGAGTGCGTTTCTGCTGCGCTCACCACCGTTGGCGAGCGTATACGAGGCGAGTGTGGAAAATCTGGACGAAATGTCCTCCACGCCGAAACAGCGCGACTCGGCACGGTTGGAACAGCAGCAATCCTTTCCACCGACCGTGCGCGACCCACCACGACAGCAACCGGTCGGCGACGACGAATCCATGACGGTGCGGTTGCGTGATCCGCTCGCCACTTCCACGATGCCACCACCCTCCACCGCGCACCACCGTcctcgatcgatcggtgcgCAGAGTGGTACCGCTGCGTTCGAATCTTCCCGGCCCCGCTTCAATACGCTCGAGCTAGATTTGAGCTGCTCGCGCAACAAGTTCCCGATACGGGATCGCAGCAAGGTAGATTACTCACCGACGACGCCACCGGTCGCGTACGGTACCGGCCCGGGCAGCGGTTACACGCTGCCACTGTCCGCCAGCAGCTCGTCGGCCTCGTTCATCAGCACCGGCAGTGTGTCCGCCGTTACCAGCCCAACCCAGGGCCTGCCGGGTGCGTCGGCCACCTTCGGCAATCTGTTCTGCGAGCAACGGTTACGGCTAAAGCCGTCCAAATCGGAAGCCACCCTTACGAAGAACAAGTAGCAGCAGCCCGTACCGTATCGTCCCGTCTAGTCAGGAAAGCTGTGGACAGCCCGATGGAGACACTTGATTCATTTGATTAGTTGTTtatatgtgtgtatatgtgtgtgtatgtgtgtgtctgttttatgtttaaagtCATATGTTATCGTATATACCAATGGCCAATGGGAAACTAAGTGTGGAGCTGTAGCAATCCAAAGTTACGTTAATCTGTTCCTAACAATGCAAATCCCCGCAAATCATACGCTAGATACACTGCGATACGTTAgatctttatttttatgactTATTTGTATTTAAACGAAGAGGAAGGGAAAAACGAGGCAGtaaaacacagaaacaaacaaaccaatactTAGCTTGAGGAAGATGGGGAAACATCACTCGGACCGTTCATATATAGTGGtagtctttaaaaaaaaaaaaacaaccaacccgTTTCGTGATAAAAGCTCGGCCGAGATGATTCCCCCTAAATCTAGGCAGACCAAACTTCCTTATGGTCGCAAACACTCGCGAATTGTATTATACCTAGTGGCGTAAGTTTAGATAGGAGTATAGAATTTGAAGCAGCGGTTTGTTTCTTACTACCCTTTTCGTTTGACGCTAGATTTCCTTCCGCGGTCGCACCGGATGTGCTCCAATATGTCAACCGTGCATCACGTTCACTAGCAATATTTGTGACCCGGGTTTTGGGTTCGGAAACTACGGGACGTTGGCAATGTATATTCGGATAGGTTAGATGTGTTGTGTTTATCATTAGTTCGTAACACCTGTTTTATTTACGTACGAATTTTGGATGTACTCTATTGAAAGGTAGAAGCGGGGCACGTTGAGCCAGAAATAGGCACGACAAACGCTAAGGTTAAACCGGGTGGTAGGGAATCATACAGT
This sequence is a window from Anopheles marshallii chromosome X, idAnoMarsDA_429_01, whole genome shotgun sequence. Protein-coding genes within it:
- the LOC128718160 gene encoding rapamycin-insensitive companion of mTOR, which encodes MAMSSWMIRRSLRQRISNRPAPEDCYRLDPDKTLRENATDIYTGLCSHHTTVNKRLSLLNGLVKLIDRWKRDVGLDSGGGRESSGPQSVRSVTALSAERDACLGYTVLQWICCVSRSLVHQLPQIRAGALRVLRRLLLAPCDMRELNRLQLAHLVCRSLDVMLRNGEERIQALKLVRRMLVVAPDELRPAIVRCLVALCENSAGGSGPGGAGNGPGGGGGGGGPGGGGGAGGHTGGSGEDRLLRCCLATLCEIGVLNPLLMIECGGVGVITRSVLECHSPRIAESLCGVLLYLLEWPRTRDVAGVRLDCFAAPYCDFTYRLGIMDRYKDARELRFTCSRLALLSVLRSWAGTIEFCDPHRPSGLRALIDILYLNQLEIRKAVLDLLYELIGLPQPVWTDEYSVAMSVVDPAEYQDAWRLHEGFVAAEGTAILPSLAGAVPNLCEIHLALLLYCFVENGLLNALIEVIISSDTFISVRATILLARITHQLHCLLPAEICARTPTATLPMLVRRAIEGNHQARAAITALQQHHLMLQNRPASCSLYLDCIIQSGELINTRAFRRELVAPTQRSDQQGNGFGWGAPSTFKYGTLDGLKRVRHDSTGSSGGGAGGGSSGLGGLFGNMFPSGGSGSAYEWNTGNEGGFVRDATRSTTTRTGTMTRFMATSKRNVLQQLWASLTEGDRFLKESNVLAVKDANMWDWDIIITILRSDLLGMKLDEQNTRFVRRIVDYFKPSNNRFSHQDFAHLNSNRQMPAYVTAGLELIDAMLQSTELEYIRILTDLFTDISRQLLAIHAKKSAHECLFSPLHMTGTMCQHYFLFIGRMCRTEGGLEILRNTDVFKELSTIVLKTNHLCYVKLIVSGLDYSLEAEPRVILAKALLRHPSPKARLYATQMLRVLLRARLPNFEVWGIQLMLKLVAAMLGDGQARCVQMAALDLLEEACYERTYLEELAHSWPRLDRLGPRGKMVMMRFYSIPRGINHPEAHTVQELEQWVTVYNEQYVLLVEADTHAHLTQHIRTEDGTYSRRHVASGAPGESTAAGAPNLAPHLYGQLVQTSKGFSQLLGHGRLLELAERVRVGQCNNEQDCLRLKAALWALCHTCTSKEAIEYVNEHLPWLLPHLVQLVRTADVYSIRATALGGLCLVASTAQGADALRTMGWVAVRHDRNTHWPVNEPGCWETAVPVASSASTNESDGEGPGRRRHSFASTEDESTANSVSFLASSCLASATGDLSPIPSTSHPGSVEREVMSGRKQHRHLFHVRRPLLSSSSADMTDAEDVPMQLDNSERLFSFFRTSTIRSLDRKNHRLSLQHYSLSEDGHYPSVKAKSSFFPTPSNTQGPCFIGICFPQDIMELFPDLESRRPLTLGSLVQLDRSKMRSKDAGRSMKVMKLRVKTGLDVDECSMVDYEQEMKMSSGPPNVPTVTEHPSSSASSAQDDTEQDADARHQSWSYETHNRAQCVRCCRGKRAEERWNPADLDDTNRPVLEEAIANNVLRHVQRMANPVWSKQSRSVLLDIKQSHPAVFQDVCLYSEVCRLLGCNTYRLGSRRFLQELFLDLDFLGPCKATTPVDAPPNVAPAANSKALHTPLQIQTQNLPPLSTAPNTKSPLPGGLSAFLLRSPPLASVYEASVENLDEMSSTPKQRDSARLEQQQSFPPTVRDPPRQQPVGDDESMTVRLRDPLATSTMPPPSTAHHRPRSIGAQSGTAAFESSRPRFNTLELDLSCSRNKFPIRDRSKVDYSPTTPPVAYGTGPGSGYTLPLSASSSSASFISTGSVSAVTSPTQGLPGASATFGNLFCEQRLRLKPSKSEATLTKNK